A genomic segment from Streptomyces sp. NBC_00459 encodes:
- a CDS encoding HTTM domain-containing protein, which translates to MTRLFPAAFRSLSRSVSRGIGRVTESALGPYQTAVVRIGFSVTWLLFLLREFPHRQELYGPDGPWSWDLARQLIADNGAFTVLMWSGSQFWFELVYGLAVLASLLLLLGWRTRTLSVLFMVGVLSLQNRSIFVGDGGDNVLHLMSLYLVFTRCGQVWSLDARRARRARARVALGDDPVPDRVGPVLWGVLGVFLLGGIAAGKLDGDLLVPVILWGMWLAQGVWWVVARRGQGGEARTLLDIVGNLVHNAALFVIMAEACLIYATAGWYKIQGSRWQDGTAVYYPLHLDYFSPWPALSDLMSSSGTMVMLVTYGTVAVQVAFPFTLFNRRVKNILLAVMMTEHAVIAVVLGLPFFSLAMIAADAVFLPTSFLRRLGDGAARARVRLLARLPGNGRAAPDRETSEAADESAVDETAEPPHVGFTA; encoded by the coding sequence ATGACCCGTCTCTTCCCCGCGGCCTTCCGTTCGCTCTCCCGGTCGGTCTCGCGCGGCATCGGCCGCGTCACCGAGAGCGCCCTCGGCCCCTACCAGACCGCCGTCGTGCGGATCGGCTTCTCGGTGACCTGGCTGCTGTTCCTGCTGCGCGAGTTCCCGCACCGGCAGGAGCTGTACGGCCCCGACGGCCCCTGGAGCTGGGATCTCGCCCGGCAGCTCATCGCGGACAACGGCGCCTTCACGGTCCTGATGTGGTCCGGCAGCCAGTTCTGGTTCGAGCTCGTCTATGGGCTCGCGGTGCTCGCCAGTCTCCTTCTCCTGCTGGGCTGGCGGACGCGCACCCTGTCCGTGCTCTTCATGGTCGGTGTGCTGTCGCTCCAGAACCGCAGCATCTTCGTGGGTGACGGCGGCGACAACGTCCTGCACCTGATGTCCCTCTACCTGGTGTTCACGCGCTGCGGCCAGGTGTGGTCCCTGGACGCCCGGCGCGCCCGCAGGGCACGCGCGCGCGTGGCCCTCGGCGACGACCCCGTCCCCGACCGCGTGGGGCCCGTGCTCTGGGGCGTCCTCGGGGTGTTTCTCCTGGGCGGTATCGCGGCCGGCAAGCTCGACGGCGACCTGCTGGTCCCGGTGATCCTCTGGGGCATGTGGCTGGCCCAGGGCGTGTGGTGGGTCGTGGCGCGCCGTGGGCAGGGCGGCGAGGCGCGGACGCTCCTGGACATCGTCGGCAACCTCGTGCACAACGCGGCCCTCTTCGTGATCATGGCCGAGGCCTGTCTGATCTACGCGACGGCCGGCTGGTACAAGATCCAGGGCTCGCGCTGGCAGGACGGCACCGCCGTCTACTACCCGCTCCACCTCGACTACTTCTCCCCGTGGCCCGCGCTCTCCGACCTGATGTCGTCGAGCGGCACGATGGTGATGCTGGTGACGTACGGGACGGTGGCCGTGCAGGTCGCCTTCCCCTTCACGCTCTTCAACCGGCGGGTCAAGAACATCCTGCTGGCCGTGATGATGACCGAGCACGCCGTGATCGCCGTCGTCCTCGGACTGCCCTTCTTCTCCCTCGCGATGATCGCCGCGGACGCCGTGTTCCTGCCGACGTCCTTCCTGCGCCGCCTCGGTGACGGGGCGGCACGCGCGCGCGTGCGCCTGCTGGCCCGCCTGCCGGGCAACGGACGTGCCGCGCCGGACCGGGAAACCTCCGAGGCGGCCGACGAGAGCGCGGTGGACGAGACGGCGGAGCCGCCGCACGTAGGCTTCACGGCATGA
- a CDS encoding DUF5819 family protein — translation MDAYEAGPDAGRGPGGPGEAEGSPEPGEAPRPALAALSLPYQMGAALAVAIVGVAVCFHLGMVFLHVAPSNTVTKEHSRTIDDWIYPEFEQNWKLFAPNPLQQNVAVEVRADVRTADGGARTTGWYDLSAQDGKAIDGNPVPSHTQQNELRRAWDFLLGSHDAQNRPSGLRGALAEQYLRRIVVLRLERENAAGPGGTIDRVQVRSRSTNVRPPEWSQEQVPETPTYRVMPWWFVPDGEAAEAAGSAGATKGDGS, via the coding sequence ATGGACGCGTACGAGGCAGGTCCGGACGCCGGGCGCGGGCCCGGCGGGCCCGGCGAGGCCGAGGGCTCCCCCGAACCCGGGGAAGCACCCCGCCCGGCACTGGCCGCCCTCTCCCTTCCGTACCAGATGGGCGCCGCCCTCGCCGTCGCGATCGTCGGCGTCGCCGTGTGTTTTCACCTCGGCATGGTCTTTCTGCACGTGGCGCCCTCGAACACGGTGACCAAGGAGCACTCCCGGACGATCGACGACTGGATCTACCCGGAGTTCGAACAGAACTGGAAGCTCTTCGCCCCCAACCCACTCCAGCAGAACGTCGCCGTCGAGGTCCGCGCCGATGTCCGTACCGCGGACGGCGGCGCGCGGACGACCGGCTGGTACGACCTCTCCGCGCAGGACGGCAAGGCCATCGACGGCAATCCGGTGCCGAGCCACACCCAGCAGAACGAGCTGCGCCGGGCCTGGGACTTCCTGCTCGGCTCGCACGACGCCCAGAACCGTCCCTCGGGGCTGCGCGGTGCCCTCGCCGAGCAGTACCTGCGCCGCATCGTCGTCCTGCGACTCGAACGCGAGAACGCGGCCGGACCCGGCGGCACGATCGATCGCGTTCAGGTCCGCTCCCGCAGCACGAACGTCCGACCGCCCGAGTGGAGCCAGGAGCAGGTGCCCGAGACGCCCACGTACCGCGTGATGCCCTGGTGGTTCGTCCCCGACGGCGAGGCGGCCGAGGCGGCGGGTTCGGCCGGCGCGACGAAGGGGGACGGCTCATGA
- a CDS encoding acyl-CoA dehydrogenase family protein, translated as MDFRFSEEQQAAVEAALAVFGGVAPDGVPSPSLVPGAVADDFDRALWERLADADLLSLLLDEEYGGAGLDAIALCLVLRESAKVLARVPLLESCAAASAVQAYGDAELKGEVLRRAGTGELVLTVAAHGRTGHDPAELAVTAGRDGDLWILDGVQTAIPWAHNADFVLVPARTNADRTVLALVPRLHEGAPLDGVALAEQISTAGERLGELRLESVRLPDRYVLDADGAWPWLRDLLTVGTCALALGLGTAVLGMTSDYTSKREQFGHPLATFQAVAVQAADRYIDLRAMEATLWQAAWRVGTGAGGALPVSGDVAVAKIWASEGVRRVVQTAQHLHGGFGADTDYPLHRYHAWAKYLELSLGPAAAHEEALGDLLAAHQLG; from the coding sequence ATGGACTTCAGGTTCAGTGAGGAGCAGCAGGCGGCGGTCGAGGCGGCCCTGGCGGTGTTCGGCGGGGTCGCGCCGGACGGAGTGCCCAGTCCGTCGCTGGTCCCGGGTGCCGTCGCGGACGACTTCGACCGGGCCCTGTGGGAGAGGCTCGCCGACGCGGATCTGCTGAGCCTGCTGCTCGACGAGGAGTACGGCGGGGCCGGCCTCGACGCCATCGCCCTGTGCCTCGTACTGCGCGAGTCCGCGAAGGTGCTGGCCAGGGTGCCCCTACTGGAGAGCTGCGCCGCCGCCTCGGCCGTACAGGCCTACGGGGACGCGGAGTTGAAGGGAGAGGTGCTGCGCCGGGCCGGGACCGGCGAACTCGTGCTCACCGTCGCCGCACACGGCCGCACCGGCCACGACCCCGCCGAACTCGCCGTGACCGCGGGACGCGACGGCGACCTGTGGATCCTGGACGGAGTCCAGACGGCGATCCCCTGGGCGCACAACGCCGACTTCGTCCTCGTACCCGCCCGAACCAACGCCGACCGGACCGTCCTCGCCCTGGTCCCCCGCCTCCACGAAGGCGCCCCGCTCGACGGCGTCGCACTCGCCGAGCAGATATCCACCGCCGGTGAGCGGCTCGGCGAACTACGCCTGGAATCAGTGCGGTTGCCGGACCGGTACGTCCTCGACGCCGACGGCGCCTGGCCATGGCTGCGCGATCTGCTGACCGTCGGAACCTGCGCGCTGGCGCTCGGACTGGGTACGGCGGTACTGGGCATGACCAGCGACTACACCAGCAAGCGTGAGCAGTTCGGACATCCGCTGGCCACCTTCCAGGCCGTCGCCGTGCAGGCCGCCGACCGGTACATCGACCTGCGCGCGATGGAGGCCACCCTGTGGCAGGCCGCCTGGCGGGTCGGCACGGGAGCCGGGGGTGCGCTGCCCGTCTCCGGCGATGTCGCCGTCGCCAAGATCTGGGCCTCGGAAGGAGTACGAAGGGTCGTCCAGACCGCACAGCACCTGCACGGCGGTTTCGGCGCCGACACCGACTACCCGCTGCACCGGTACCACGCCTGGGCCAAGTACCTGGAGCTGTCGCTCGGCCCCGCGGCGGCCCACGAGGAGGCACTGGGCGACCTGCTCGCGGCACACCAACTCGGCTGA
- a CDS encoding rhodanese-like domain-containing protein, with amino-acid sequence MPTVEVTDLKDGDFLLDVREDEEWQAGHAEGALHIPMSEFVSRYGELTEAAPQDGRVNVICRSGGRSAQVTNYLVQQGIDAVNVDGGMQVWEAAGRPVVTDEGAPGFVA; translated from the coding sequence GTGCCCACGGTCGAGGTCACGGACCTCAAGGACGGCGACTTCCTGCTGGACGTCCGTGAGGACGAGGAGTGGCAGGCGGGGCACGCCGAGGGGGCGTTGCACATTCCGATGAGTGAATTCGTCTCCCGCTACGGCGAGTTGACCGAGGCGGCACCGCAGGACGGCCGGGTCAATGTGATCTGCCGCTCCGGTGGCCGGTCGGCCCAGGTGACGAACTACCTGGTCCAGCAGGGCATCGACGCCGTGAACGTCGACGGCGGCATGCAGGTGTGGGAGGCGGCGGGCCGCCCGGTCGTCACCGACGAGGGTGCGCCGGGCTTCGTCGCCTGA
- a CDS encoding DUF2252 domain-containing protein: MAEVGMESAGVAVVRSRARRLPQVPGFAQWPTEGSPKEEGKALRRQVPRSAHASLDTGADGSRPDAETAVRESNRGRIPELTPIRVGRMAATPFAFLRGSAGLMAYDLARTPMTRIRAQICGDAHAGNFGLYGDARGGLVMDLNDFDETVQGPWEWDLKRLAASLVLAGREVGGDEDVCRKAAHGAVGAYRRTMRLLAKLSVLDAWNAIADEELVSHADAQDLAGTLQRVSEKARGNTSGRFAARSTEVTEDGGRRFVDAPPVLRGVPDEEAAVVAASLEEYVGTLSDDRLPLLARHSVHDVAFRIVGTGSVGARSYVVLLLDHKGEALVLQVKEARPSALVPHLAAAGFDPVEAAGSVHEGRRVVLGQKRMQVVSDSLLGWTTVDGLPFQVRQFRNRKGSVDPAALSADQIDDYGRMTGALLARAHAHSADPRLIAAYCGKSDELDEAVATFAMAYADRTEADHADLVAGVRAGRIDAEMGV; the protein is encoded by the coding sequence ATGGCCGAGGTCGGTATGGAGTCGGCGGGGGTCGCGGTGGTGCGGAGCCGGGCGCGCAGGCTTCCCCAGGTGCCGGGGTTCGCCCAGTGGCCGACGGAGGGTTCGCCCAAGGAGGAGGGGAAGGCGCTGCGGCGGCAGGTTCCGCGCAGTGCGCACGCGTCCCTCGACACGGGCGCGGACGGTTCCCGTCCGGACGCGGAGACGGCGGTCAGGGAGTCCAACCGTGGCCGTATCCCCGAGCTGACCCCGATAAGGGTGGGCAGGATGGCGGCCACCCCGTTCGCCTTCCTGCGTGGTTCGGCGGGCCTGATGGCGTACGACCTGGCCCGTACCCCGATGACCAGGATCCGCGCCCAGATCTGCGGCGACGCCCACGCGGGCAACTTCGGTCTGTACGGGGACGCGCGTGGCGGCCTGGTGATGGATCTGAACGACTTCGACGAGACGGTCCAGGGTCCCTGGGAGTGGGATCTCAAGAGGCTCGCCGCCTCGCTGGTGCTCGCGGGCCGGGAGGTGGGCGGGGACGAGGACGTCTGCCGCAAGGCGGCGCACGGCGCGGTGGGCGCGTACCGCCGTACGATGCGGCTGCTCGCGAAGCTCTCGGTGCTGGACGCGTGGAACGCCATCGCGGACGAGGAGCTCGTCTCCCACGCGGACGCCCAGGACCTGGCCGGCACGCTGCAGCGGGTCTCCGAGAAGGCGCGGGGCAACACCAGCGGGCGTTTCGCGGCCAGGTCGACGGAGGTCACCGAGGACGGCGGGCGGCGTTTCGTGGATGCCCCGCCGGTGCTGCGCGGGGTGCCGGACGAGGAGGCCGCGGTGGTGGCGGCGTCCCTGGAGGAGTACGTGGGCACGCTCTCGGACGACCGCCTTCCGCTGCTGGCCCGCCACTCGGTGCACGACGTGGCGTTCCGCATCGTCGGCACGGGAAGTGTGGGGGCGCGGTCGTACGTCGTCCTGCTCCTCGACCACAAGGGCGAGGCCCTCGTCCTCCAGGTGAAGGAGGCCCGTCCCTCGGCACTCGTCCCGCATCTGGCCGCGGCCGGTTTCGACCCGGTGGAGGCGGCGGGCTCGGTGCACGAGGGGCGCCGTGTGGTGCTCGGGCAGAAGCGCATGCAGGTCGTCAGTGACAGCCTCCTGGGCTGGACCACGGTCGACGGACTGCCTTTCCAGGTACGGCAGTTCCGTAACCGCAAGGGCAGCGTCGACCCGGCCGCCCTGTCCGCCGACCAGATCGACGACTACGGCCGGATGACGGGCGCCCTCCTGGCCCGCGCCCATGCCCACAGTGCCGACCCCCGCCTGATCGCCGCCTACTGCGGCAAGAGCGACGAGCTGGACGAGGCGGTGGCGACCTTCGCCATGGCCTACGCCGACCGTACGGAGGCGGACCACGCGGATCTGGTGGCGGGGGTGCGGGCGGGGCGGATCGACGCGGAGATGGGTGTGTGA
- a CDS encoding DUF3662 and FHA domain-containing protein — MGVLKKFEQRLEGLVNGTFAKVFKSEVQPVEIAGALQRECDNNATIWNRDRTVVPNDFIVELSAPDFERLSPYSGQLGDELAGMVRDYAKQQRYAFMGNVKVHLEKADDLDTGLYRVRSRTLASSTNQQAPGGPGPGAAAPAAPPRGRPGAGGYGYPPAAAPPPMPAAPPPGGRPGAAPTGPPMGQRPTAAAGRMRAWVEINGARHQISGPTLVLGRSTEADVRIDDPGVSRRHCEIRPGTPPTVQDLGSTNGIVVDGTHTTRATLRDGSRIVVGSTTIIYRQAEG; from the coding sequence ATGGGAGTCCTGAAGAAGTTCGAGCAGCGTCTCGAAGGTCTGGTCAACGGCACCTTCGCCAAAGTGTTCAAGTCCGAGGTCCAGCCCGTGGAGATCGCGGGTGCGTTGCAGCGCGAGTGCGACAACAACGCGACCATCTGGAACCGCGACCGGACCGTCGTGCCCAACGACTTCATCGTCGAGCTGAGCGCGCCGGACTTCGAGCGCCTCAGCCCCTACTCCGGACAGCTCGGCGACGAGCTCGCCGGAATGGTGCGGGACTACGCCAAGCAGCAGCGGTACGCCTTCATGGGCAACGTCAAGGTGCACCTGGAGAAGGCCGACGACCTGGACACCGGTCTGTACCGGGTCCGCAGCCGAACGCTGGCCTCCTCCACCAACCAGCAGGCCCCCGGCGGCCCCGGCCCTGGTGCCGCCGCACCCGCGGCCCCGCCGAGGGGCCGGCCCGGCGCGGGCGGTTACGGCTATCCGCCCGCCGCCGCACCGCCCCCGATGCCTGCCGCACCACCGCCCGGCGGACGTCCCGGCGCCGCCCCGACGGGTCCGCCCATGGGACAACGGCCGACAGCGGCCGCGGGCCGGATGCGGGCCTGGGTCGAGATCAACGGCGCCCGTCACCAGATCTCCGGCCCGACCCTGGTGCTGGGCCGCAGTACCGAGGCCGACGTGCGGATCGACGACCCCGGCGTCTCGCGCCGGCACTGTGAGATCCGGCCAGGAACGCCCCCGACGGTCCAGGACCTCGGGTCCACCAACGGCATCGTGGTGGACGGAACGCACACCACCCGCGCTACGCTCCGCGACGGTTCGCGAATCGTCGTGGGCAGCACCACCATCATTTACCGGCAAGCCGAAGGGTGA
- a CDS encoding FHA domain-containing protein FhaB/FipA — translation MSELTLTVMRLGFLAVLWLFVIVAVQVIRSDLFGTRVTQRGSRRDSGRQQQAAARQAAAPPQQRQQQPSGGGRQRRGAPSKLVVSEGTLTGTTVALQGQTVTLGRAHDSTIVLDDDYASSRHARIYPDRDGQWIVEDLGSTNGTYLDRTRLTTPTPIPLGAPIRIGKTVIELRK, via the coding sequence ATGTCAGAGCTGACCCTCACGGTCATGCGGCTGGGTTTTCTGGCCGTACTGTGGCTGTTCGTGATCGTGGCCGTGCAGGTCATCCGCAGCGATCTGTTCGGTACGCGTGTCACCCAGCGCGGGTCGAGGCGTGACAGCGGCCGCCAGCAGCAGGCGGCCGCCCGACAGGCCGCCGCGCCTCCACAGCAGCGCCAGCAGCAGCCGTCCGGCGGCGGCAGGCAACGCCGGGGCGCCCCCAGTAAACTCGTCGTCTCCGAGGGCACGCTGACGGGCACCACCGTCGCGCTCCAGGGGCAGACGGTCACGCTCGGCCGGGCCCACGACTCGACCATCGTGCTGGACGACGACTACGCCTCCAGCAGGCATGCCAGGATCTATCCGGACCGGGACGGCCAGTGGATCGTCGAGGACCTCGGGTCCACCAACGGCACCTATCTCGACCGGACCCGATTGACGACTCCCACACCGATTCCGCTGGGCGCGCCGATCCGCATCGGCAAGACCGTCATCGAGCTGCGGAAGTAG
- a CDS encoding Stp1/IreP family PP2C-type Ser/Thr phosphatase, with amino-acid sequence MYPEPTGEVRMSLSLRFAAGSHKGMIREGNEDSGYAGPRLLAIADGMGGQAAGEVASSEVISTIVALDDDVPGSDILTSLGTAVQRANDQLRMMVEEDPQLEGMGTTLTALLWTGQRLGLVHVGDSRAYLLRDGVLTQITQDHTWVQRLVDEGRITEEEATTHPQRSLLMRALGSGDHVEPDLSIREVRAGDRYLICSDGLSGVVSHQTMEDTLASYQGPQETVQQLIELALRGGGPDNITVIVADVLDLDTGDTLAGQLSDVPVVVGAVAENQHNLHDGGAMQTPAGRASGLGRQRPAHGGGGGEFGPPGSGDTTGYIQTGGFGGYTDDDFVKPSAGRRWFKRTLYITLALAVIGGGLYGGYRWTQTQYYVGASDEHVALYRGISQDLAWVSLSKVEKDHPEIELKYLPAYQQKQVKATIAEGGLKDAQSKISELATQASACKKQEARRAADNANNAKTGEGEAGGTTGTTRTAAASKATPSPTPSGSASPSTTAPTPTPGPSLSEDEQKLVSLCGKQ; translated from the coding sequence ATGTACCCGGAGCCGACGGGCGAGGTGCGCATGAGTCTGTCACTGCGCTTCGCCGCCGGATCGCACAAAGGCATGATCCGCGAGGGCAACGAGGACTCCGGCTATGCCGGTCCACGCCTCCTCGCGATCGCCGACGGCATGGGCGGCCAGGCCGCCGGTGAGGTCGCCTCCTCCGAGGTGATCTCCACCATCGTCGCCCTCGACGACGACGTCCCCGGTTCCGACATCCTCACCTCGCTCGGCACCGCCGTGCAGCGGGCCAACGACCAGCTCCGGATGATGGTCGAGGAGGACCCCCAGCTGGAGGGCATGGGCACCACGCTCACCGCCCTCCTGTGGACGGGCCAGCGCCTCGGCCTCGTACACGTGGGCGACTCGCGTGCGTATCTCCTCCGGGACGGCGTCCTCACCCAGATCACGCAGGACCACACCTGGGTGCAGCGCCTCGTCGACGAGGGACGCATCACCGAGGAAGAGGCCACCACCCACCCGCAGCGCTCGCTCCTCATGCGCGCGCTGGGCAGCGGCGACCACGTCGAGCCCGACCTCTCCATCCGTGAGGTCCGAGCCGGCGACCGGTACCTGATCTGCTCCGACGGACTCAGCGGCGTCGTGTCCCACCAGACCATGGAGGACACCCTCGCCAGCTACCAGGGCCCCCAGGAGACCGTGCAGCAGCTCATCGAGCTGGCGCTGCGCGGCGGCGGCCCCGACAACATCACCGTGATCGTCGCCGACGTCCTGGACCTCGACACCGGGGACACCCTCGCCGGGCAGCTGTCCGACGTACCCGTGGTGGTCGGCGCGGTCGCCGAGAACCAGCACAACCTGCACGACGGCGGAGCCATGCAGACGCCCGCCGGACGCGCCTCCGGGCTCGGCCGGCAGCGGCCCGCGCACGGCGGCGGGGGCGGCGAGTTCGGCCCGCCCGGCTCCGGCGACACCACCGGCTACATCCAGACCGGCGGCTTCGGCGGCTACACCGACGACGACTTCGTCAAGCCCAGCGCCGGCCGCAGGTGGTTCAAGAGAACCCTCTACATCACGCTCGCCCTCGCCGTCATCGGCGGCGGCCTGTACGGCGGCTACCGCTGGACACAGACCCAGTACTACGTCGGCGCCAGCGACGAGCACGTCGCGCTGTACCGGGGCATCAGCCAGGACCTCGCCTGGGTGTCGCTCTCGAAGGTCGAGAAGGACCACCCCGAGATCGAACTCAAGTACCTGCCCGCGTACCAGCAGAAGCAGGTCAAGGCCACCATCGCGGAGGGCGGCCTCAAGGACGCCCAGTCGAAGATCTCCGAACTGGCCACCCAGGCCTCCGCATGCAAGAAGCAGGAAGCCCGGCGCGCGGCCGACAACGCGAACAACGCCAAGACCGGCGAGGGCGAGGCAGGAGGCACCACGGGAACCACCCGTACCGCCGCCGCGTCCAAGGCAACGCCGAGCCCGACGCCGTCCGGATCGGCGTCCCCGTCCACAACCGCACCCACTCCCACACCCGGCCCCAGCCTCTCCGAGGATGAGCAGAAGCTGGTCTCGCTGTGCGGTAAGCAGTAG
- a CDS encoding FtsW/RodA/SpoVE family cell cycle protein produces the protein MSSTTNASQHHTSTIGAIGTPSRRNTELALLVFAVVIPVFAYVNVGLALNDKIPAGLLSYGLGLGLIAGIGHLVVRKFAPYADPLLLPLATLLNGVGLVVIWRLDQSKKLQRLSVYVEAAPRQLLYSALGVALFVAVLVFLKDHRILQRYTYISMAGALVLLVLPLVPGLGFDNFGAKIWIKIPGLGSVQPGEFAKIALAVFFAGYLMVKRDALALASRRFMGLYLPRGRDLGPIIVVWIISILILVFETDLGTSLLFFGMFIIMLYVATERTSWIVFGLLMSAAGAVGVASFESHVQQRVEAWLDPRNEYILSLQGVEGHTMQSMQALWAFGSGGTLGTGLGQGNSDLIGFAANSDFILATFGEELGLAGIMAILLIYGLIVERGVRTALAARDPFGKLLAIGLSGAFALQVFVVAGGVMGLIPLTGMTMPFLAYGGSSVIANWALIGILLRISDTARRPAPAPAPSPDAEMTQVVRP, from the coding sequence ATGAGCAGTACAACCAACGCTTCGCAGCACCACACGTCCACGATCGGCGCGATCGGCACCCCGAGCCGACGCAACACCGAACTGGCACTGCTGGTGTTCGCCGTCGTCATCCCTGTTTTCGCCTACGTCAACGTGGGCCTGGCCCTGAACGACAAGATCCCAGCGGGTCTTCTCAGCTACGGCCTGGGCCTCGGTCTGATCGCCGGCATCGGCCATCTCGTCGTACGCAAGTTCGCCCCGTACGCCGACCCACTGCTGCTGCCCCTGGCCACCCTGCTCAACGGCGTCGGGCTGGTCGTCATCTGGCGGCTGGACCAGTCGAAGAAGCTGCAGCGGCTCAGCGTCTACGTCGAGGCGGCCCCCCGCCAACTGCTGTACTCCGCACTGGGCGTGGCCCTGTTCGTCGCCGTGCTGGTCTTCCTCAAGGACCACCGCATCCTGCAGCGCTACACGTACATCTCCATGGCCGGCGCGCTCGTCCTGCTGGTCCTGCCGCTCGTCCCGGGCCTCGGCTTCGACAACTTCGGCGCCAAGATCTGGATCAAGATCCCCGGCCTGGGCAGCGTCCAGCCAGGCGAGTTCGCGAAGATCGCCCTAGCGGTCTTCTTCGCCGGCTACCTGATGGTGAAGCGCGACGCGCTCGCCCTCGCCAGCCGCCGCTTCATGGGCCTGTACCTGCCTCGCGGCCGCGACCTCGGACCGATCATCGTGGTCTGGATCATCTCGATCCTGATCCTGGTCTTCGAGACCGACCTCGGTACGTCGCTGCTGTTCTTCGGAATGTTCATCATCATGCTGTACGTCGCCACCGAGCGGACCAGCTGGATCGTCTTCGGTCTGCTGATGTCGGCGGCGGGCGCGGTCGGCGTGGCGAGCTTCGAGTCGCACGTCCAGCAGCGCGTCGAGGCCTGGCTCGACCCGAGGAACGAATACATCCTCAGTCTGCAGGGCGTCGAGGGTCACACCATGCAGTCCATGCAGGCCCTGTGGGCCTTCGGCTCCGGCGGCACCCTCGGCACCGGCCTCGGCCAGGGCAACTCCGACCTCATCGGCTTCGCCGCCAACTCCGACTTCATCCTCGCCACCTTCGGCGAGGAACTCGGCCTGGCCGGCATCATGGCGATCCTGCTCATCTACGGCCTGATCGTGGAACGCGGCGTCCGCACCGCCCTAGCCGCCCGCGACCCCTTCGGCAAGCTCCTCGCCATCGGCCTCTCCGGCGCCTTCGCCCTCCAGGTCTTCGTCGTCGCCGGCGGCGTGATGGGTCTGATCCCGCTGACCGGTATGACGATGCCCTTCCTGGCGTACGGCGGTTCCTCCGTCATCGCCAACTGGGCCCTCATCGGCATCCTGCTCAGAATCAGCGACACCGCGCGCCGTCCGGCGCCCGCCCCGGCCCCCAGCCCCGACGCCGAGATGACCCAGGTGGTCCGACCGTGA